The genomic segment TGGATTTGGATATAGCTTTTGATTGCAGAGGGCTTTATGTTCAGAGCTGGTGGTGCTCTGTATCCAGGCTGGCATGTCTGCTGGGGGTCTGACCTGGATGGTGGGGTTTGCCAGGCTGGTGCTGGAGGCGTGTACCTTCTCCCTGGTGCAAACCTGGGAGAGCAAAGCATGGCTcgggctctgtgctgcagcgGTGCTGTCAGCCAGCAGAGCCTGCCTGCTCGCCCGCGTGCTCCTGGCCTTTCTGGCCACCCTccaagctgcagagcagccctggtGACACCAGAGGAGGTATTGCCAGTGCTTGCATCAGCCACTGTGTTTGTGGTCAAAGGACCAGCGtgttctgcaggcagcaggaaatGGGTTAATTTTTCCCTTGGCTCTAGTGCAGCGATGTGTCTGTTCTTCCACAATGTTTAACCCTGTAGAGTATTTTTGCaagtgtttctggaaaaaaaagaaagcagctgctggACCTTTCTGTCACCACCCTGCCACGTGGGTTAATCCCCAAATCCCATGTCAGTAAACATCTCCAGCAAGTACCCACTTACCAGCCTGGAAACTCTGCAAGCAGCCAACGGAGAGGAAGGCTTAGCCTCATCCTCTGCTGCTCAAGTTCCGCTAGCATCTGTGGGATACCAGAGACAGCACACGGGGATGTGGTTTTGAGGTGATTTAGGAGAGTGACTCTAATAAGCCACCAGCTCCACAAGCTTGAGCAAGTCAGGCGGGAGGGTAGAAATGCCACCCCATTACCTCCTCCGCGTGGCCAGCTGCGATGCCAGCGGCGTGGGCTGGACTGGGGCATGGCCCCAGAGCTGCATGTGATGGCTTGGCAGCTGGTGTTTCTTGTCCTatgctgccctgctggagagcacaGCTTTCAAAGAAGCTGCCTGAGACCTAACCCACAGCCTTTTTGTCATCGTCTTGTTGCTTGGGTCCTGTGGTGACTTTTTAAGGGAATCCCCTGGGGCAGCCTTGTGCTGTTTGCAGGACAAGGTAATTTCTGTATTCGCTCTAAGCACCCTGAAATCCATTTACACTTTGGGTCTGATAGATGTAAGTGAAATGGGGAAAGGGTAAGAGATCAGGGAAGAGGAGGGCGGTGTGAAGCCAGGTGGTGGAGGAGAACAGGCTTTGTGGCAGAGGAAGAGGTCTGCATTTGTGGGTGCTGTCCCAGCCTGGTTGTGTCTCTGGACAGTCCCATTGGTGAGGTCTGGGAGAACAGCTGCAAAGGGGTGTGCACAGACTGTGCAACGCCTGTGAGATCTGTCATGCTGCTGGCACCTTGGGAGCAGCTTCTTAAAGCAGAGGCTGGTTTGTACAGGGTGGTGGCGAGCAGCTGTGTAATGCGAGGCCAGGCTGTCTTTGCTATCCAGAGTATCCAGAGTCCTTGGTGATTTGTAGGCAGCACCTTGCTTATTAGGAGTACCGAGGTAATCGTTCCTGATGCTTTAAGGAGAATATGACAATATGAccctggacatggtcctgaacaagctgcttcagcaggggggttggatcATATgtcctccagaggtcccttccaaccttaatcgttctgtgattctctgatatGAGGAAGTTCTCCTGAATCAGCACTGTAGGGTTGGCTTGCAGGTGCAGAGAGATGATGGCTTTTTCCCTGGAGTGCTTTTTTGATAAGCAAATGGGAAAGGGAGGATGCAGCTGCCCTGAGTCAGCTTGAGGCTGAAGCTGTGGCACGTGTTAAGCTCACGTCTTTCAAGGTGCGTCGTGTGGGTGTCGTGTTGAGAGCTGGTGGCTTTGCTAATGTGCTgggctttgtttttgtctgcaGGCTGGTTCCCCAGGGTGCTGTGGTAACACCGGGTTCTGCAGAGAGGCCATGACCACCTAgcagtccccagccctgggtgTCTCAGCGGGCTCGAGATGGCGGCGCAGAGGATCCGGGCAGCCAACTCCAGTGCCCTGCCACGGTGCAAGTCGGAGGGGACGCTCATTGACCTCAGCGACGGCTTCTCAGAAAGCAGCCTGTGCGACGTGAAAGGTGCGGGGGCCCAGTGGGCCAGCAGGGGTCACAGCCCCCCTGGGACGGGACACGTATTGACCCAGTGCCACCTTGTCACatgcaggagaagaaatggcTTAGCCAGACAGAGCCAGTGACAAGACAATTGCACGGGgttgttttcccttccccagaACAGATTGTTTGAGTAATCctattgtttccttttgtcacttttttttttatactttatttACCTTACCCAGCCTAACAGTTGCATTCAAATGAGAGAGAAATTACTGTTTCCTCATTATAAATGGATCCCAAGAAGTAACTCCAGGTGGAGGTAGAAGTTAGTACGTGCTgaaggtctttaaaaataagcatgcacaaaagtgattattttttcacaaGGGGCAAGAAGAGACCAGAACATCAAATGCTTTTgcgttagtttgtttttaatgcgAAAATAGGAATTACTCACATCCTTTTAGTCATTACTCATTCTcatgagggaagtgattgtcccgctccGCTCTGCACTGATGCGGCCTCCCtttgagcactgtgtgcagtttggggcatcgtagtataaaaaggacataaaactattggAGAATGTCCAAAGGAGGGATACAAAGATGGGGAAGGGTCTAGAaggcaagacgtatgaggagtggctgaggtcccttggtttgttcagcccagagcagagcaggctgaggggaggcctcatggcggcctgcagctccctcacgaggggagcggaggggcaggcgctgagctctgctctctggggacagcgacaggacccgagggaacggcatggagctgggacaggggagggtcaggctgggtgttagggaaaggttctgcacccagagggtggtcaggcactgaacaggctccccagggacatggcCACGGCACCAAGCTGCCGcagttcaagaagtgtttggaagCGTGTTCCCGGCAGCTCTGTGGATGCGGGTGGTTTCACCAGAAGTGAAACCGCATCTATCTCCATGGCTTCATAGCCCTTCAGCAGCCAGAGCGTGGCCCTAAGCAGGGGTAGCTGAAATCACAGGCATTTCCTGTTTGGAGGTCTGGCAGCTCTTCACCGCAGCTATTAAAAGCTCAGTTATTAAATCCCTTACTGGGGCTTTCTCATGAGGTCTTATGGATGTCTTCAAGTCCTGGGGCTTGGCTTTGCATCATCACTTCAAACAACATGGTCTTGGCAAGATTAAGTGGCCCAAGCTGGGAAGCCTCTTCAAAGCACCAAGGAGAGATGCTGCTTTCTAGCAACATGTTGCTTTTAGCCATGGCACCATGTGGGCTGGCCACGGGACCAGAAGCATCCCTGGGGAGCAACTGCAGGTAGCCCTGCACCATGCTTCTCTCCAGCAAACAGCTCGGGCTGCAGAGCTAAATTAACAGCCGCTTCCTGCCAGGGTGGCAAAATAGTTTCAGTGCAGAGTTTATATATAGTTTTACACTGAATAAATGTCCTCACAACTTTCCTTACCTGCTGGCAGAGGTTGGGCAGGGGAAGTGAGTTAATGATGAATTGTGTAGTTTGTACAAACTCTTCTTTTTCCAATATCTGAGTCCTAGAGTCCTTATAGCTAAACACTGTTCTTTGCTCCTCAGTTGCTGTGTATTTCAGTAGTGGTATTGTGAATTGTGCCATGGCTGTACTGAGTCTATTTTTTTGATTTCCACATTTTATGTAGGGCTGTCAGGCATTCTGACATtctgtgttttcccttttcttgtaGTTTTTGTCCAAGAAGTGCTGCTTGCCTGCCGGCAGTGCCCGGAGGGATGAGCAGTCTGTTCTGCTGTCACTTTGTCTCTGGGATTTTAGGGGCTTCCTGTCTTTCTTAAatcccccttttccctccagAGAGCTCTCAAGCCTATTGTAGCAGATGGTTTCCCAGTTCTCTTGCTGCTCTGTATTTGAGGAAATCcagctcttttccctctctcccccttggtattgttttttttaggtCTGTCTCGCAAGATAATGGACATTTGAGTACTGATATAACATCATCTCCAGCTTATTTCTTGTGATTCTTAGCAGAAGTATGTCCTAAATGTGAGAGCAAAACCAATAAATACAGTGACAGTGTGAACATGCGTAGTGTTAATtgaactgttttgtttgcaaTTGGGATCAGATAATACTAGCAAAACAACTTGCAGCCGGACCTGCTGCTCAACATTGCTGAAAGGGAGATTGGAGATGCTCCTCGGTCTGTGCCAGTGCCGTGGGAGGTCAATACTATGTTTGTTTCTGCTGGTTCAAATAACATGACTTTGTTtggaaaaggaatttttttgtTGAGGAGCTTTGAAATATAAATGCTACGTATGAGGAGTGAGGtgctgattttttgggtggtgtGACATGAAAAAGGAGGGCTATGATGTGCTCTGAGTGGGTACCCTTGGTTGTTTCTTACCCTGAAACATAAGATATTTCACACATTCAGCAGAGGGGTTGTGGAAGAGTGAGAACATTTCTAGCCCGTGAACATTACCCTGAGTTACCATGTAATCTGCTTGTAGAAGAGGCATTCACCTTCAGCAGCATTGTTAACTATTTGCATGGAGAATGAAAAATGGCAGTGCTACAGAGCTGGTGGCCAAAGACATCGGGATACTGCTAACCAAATTTGTAGGATAGTGGTTGTGAAGGATCATGTAAATTCTTCCCATGCAGCACATCATTGAGAACTCCTTTTGAAATTAacttctgttgttttaaatgtgaaaatttaGGGGGGTGCCTGCTATAGTAACATGCACCCTCAGGAGCTTAGATCTGGACGTGCTGGGCAAAAGAGATAGCTGATAAGAAGGGGCTGTGACTCCCTTGAAACTCCCTCCAACACACCTTTTCGTGCATCATTCATCGGTGAATTTAGAGGCTGTCTCTTCTAGAAGCAGCTGAATGAGGTCCTGAATCAAGGGGGAGGCTTGTTGCTAAGACACTTGACTGCACTGGGAGACCTGCTTTCTCTGCCCAGGCCTTGCTTCCACAGGAGGGTAAcaaattgctgtttttcctaTCTCAACTCCTGCTGCTCTTTCCAGCGGTGTTGATGCCCATCACTCTGGGGAAGGCATTCTTTTCTGCAGCATGAATTTATCAGAAATAGTAAAGGGGAAAGTCTTGTTTaaaaattttagaggaaaaaaaacaaacataggTTTGAGATGCTATAAAACTACCTTGGCTTTACTGCATAAAGTAGCGCGGATTGCTTacctgaaagaaattattttaagtacCTTGTGACTCTTGTGGATTGcttacagctttgtttttcttcattttgcagtGCCTTCTCCTAGTGCCTTGCTGGTTGACAATCCCACATCCTTTGGAAATGCGAAGGAAGTAATAGCAATCAAAGATTACTGTCCAACTAATTTTACCACTTTGAAGTTCTCCAAGGGGGACCATCTTTACGTCTTAGACACATCAGGAGGTGAGTGGTGGTACGCTCACAATACTACAGAAATGGGTTACATCCCTTCTTCCTACGTCCAGCCTGTAAACTACCGCAACTCTTCCTTAACGGACAGCGGGATGATAGATAATCTACTGGAGAGCCCTGACGAGGGGGTCAAGGAGTTAGACCTGCTTGGAGAATGGACCGACGTGAAAAGAAACTCTCTGAAAACCAACAATAACAACCCTTTCTTGAACGGAGTCCAGACAAACCCGTTTCTGAACGGGAATTTACAAACATTGACCAGCTCAGACAGAGAGCCCAACTCTAAAATGTCTGTTGACTTGTTGCTCTTTGACACAGGGCCTCCTACTTCAACAGTTTCTAGCTCGGTCGCTAATAGCAGCATGGGTAATATTTTTGATGAATTTCCATCCACAAACAGGCTGGACCTGGAACAGCCTGTGAAAAGGGACAATCCCTTCTTCAGAAGTAAACGCTCTTACAGCTTGTCTGAACTGTCTGTTCTTCAAGCGAAGTCAGATACTCCAGCATCGTCAGGTTTCTTCAACGGTTTGAAGTCTCCCACCCCTGAGCAATTCCAGAGCCGGGAAGATTTTAGAACCGCATGGCTGAACCACAGGAAGCTGGCCCGGTCTTGCCATGACTTGGATTTGCTTGGCCAAAATCCTGGCTGGGGTCAGACACAACCGGTGGAGACCAACATTGTCTGCAAACTGGACAGCTCTGGTGGAGCTGTTCAGCTTCCAGACACCAACATCAGCATCCATGTGCCAGAGGGTCATGTATGCCCTGGGGAAACGCAACAGATCTCCATGAAAGCTATGCTAGATCCACCGCTGGAGCTGAACAGTGACAAGTGCAGCACCATCAGTCCGGTCCTGCAGATCAAACTCAGCAACATGGAGgtgaaaacatttattattctGGAGATGAAGGTGTCAGCAGAGGTCAAGAATGACATCATGAGCAAGAGTTTGGTAGGACTACAGTGCCTACGGAGCGACATGAAGGAGGGGCCATACACACCCATGCAGCTGAGCTATTCATATGGGGACACGATACAGGTGCAGCTGGAGAATCTAGAGCCTTGCATGTACATTGCGGCCGTAGCTCAAGGGCAGAACATCCTCTACCCTTACACTGTTTGGGATTATATCAGCAAGAAGATCACGGTTGGCGTCTACGGCCCAAAACATATTCACCCTTCCTTTAAAACAGTTGTGGCCGTGTTTGGGCATGAATGTGCACCCAAGACTCTCCTAGTGAACGAGGTCACGAGACAGTCTCACAGCCCAGCTCCGGttgccctgcagctctggggtAAGCACCAGTTTGCTCTGTCCCGGCCTCAGGACCTCAAACTCTGCATGTTCTCCAACATGACCAACTACGAGGTGAAAGCTAGTGAGCAAGCCAAAATTGTGCGAGGCTTCCAGATGAAGCTGGGCAAGGTCAGCCGCCTCATCTTCCCCATTGCCTCCCACGACCCCAATGAGCTCTCAGACTTCACACTAAGGATACAGGTCAAGGACGACAAGGATGCCATTTTGACCCAGTTCTGCGTCCAGACACCACAGCCACCTCCTAAAAGTGCCATCAAACCGACAGGGCAGAGGCGGTTCCTTAAGAAGAATGAGGTTGGAAAGATCATCCTTTCACCTCTGGCTGCCACTGCCAAGTATCCAGTTTTTCAGGACCGGCCAGTACTGAGCTTGAAGTATGGCAAGCTGCTGAAAACAGTGGTGCGGCAAAGCAAGAACCACTATTTGCTGGAGTACAAGAAAGGAGATGTCATAGCCCTCCTCAGTgaggagaagatcaggttgAAGGGGCAGCTGTGGACAAAAGAGTGGTATATTGGCTACTACCAGGGCAAAATAGGCCTTGTGCACACCAAAAATGTGCTGGTGGTTGGAAAGGTCAAACCCAGCTACTTCTCTGGGCCTGATCTCACCACCAGCCTGTTGCTCGAGCAAATCCTGAGGCCCTGCAAATTCCTGACCTACATCTACGCCTCCGTGAGGACTCTGCTCATGGAGAACCTCAGCAGCTGGCGGTCCTTTGCCGATGCACTGGGGTATTTGAACTTGCCACTCACGTTTTTCTGCCGAGCAGAGCTGGACAGCGAGCCAGAGCGTGTGGCCTCCGTGctggagaagctgaaggaaGACTGCAACAACACAGAGAACAAGGACAGGAAATCTTTCCAGAAGGAGCTGATGACGGTGAGTCCAAGGTTTGCCAAGGGCATCTTAATTCTCCGTGGCGCAGTCCAAGTGGTTAGGGAGAGTGGGAGCTCAGGTTTCCTAATTCAGTCTGTGAAGAATGAAGTGCATTTTAAAGGTCCTCCGCAGGCTGCTCGGCATAGCCGGATGGGAATTCAGGCGTGTGGTAACATGCATTGACAGGCTAATGGGATCGTGGCTATAAATGAGGGAAGCACTGGGTGAGAAACTGCATGTACATATAGTGTGAGGGAAGCAAACAGACTTGCGTTGGGAGGTAGCTAATGTGAAGGCCCTCAAAATCAAGGTGATTTTGATCCAGTGCTTTCATGGCACTGGGCCTTGCTTCTGGGTATTTGCATAGCCTTTGGTGATAGCTAAAAGATGTGCCTGTCAAGGAGTTACCCGAGAGCTGCTGGCAAAGTGATGTCTGTGCATGAGCTCCTGGCTTTCATGGCAACACTGATGACAGcatggaaaactggaaaaaggcAAGAAACAAACAGTTTTCCTGTACGGTGCGTGGTAGGCAAACCACCTCTcaggctgtgtgtgtttatatcGGATCAAATTCATCAAAGCATGCCGGAGAGGGGTTTTATGGCTGCTCTGAGAATGGGTGCTACGACTTTATGTTTATGAAACAACCTAAAATTACTCTGTAACAATTCTGGTTATGtctgcttctcctctccttgagtAACAGCTAAACCAAGGGCACTTCTGTGTCGGGGTGCTTTATGTGCAGCTGTGGATCGTGTTTGCAAATCGGCCAAAATGCCTGGCTTGCTTCTGTCCTGACAGCTTCTGCAGGAGTTTGGGGAAGTGCCGTCTGCAAGTATTTCTAGGATGCTGTTAGAAAGTCTCTTATGAGAAATCGTCTTCATGATAACAGCTTCTAGCGTTTTGTAGGAAGTGGGCCAAAGAAAATGCAGGACTTTGTGTCTAGAAGAGATTTCAGCTCTCACGTCTCAACAGTCTGTCTTGGAGAAGTAGATAACTGAGTTATAGTGAATCATGTGTCTTAAAATGCcaatttaattaagaaatagCAAAAGCTTTGCTTGGCAATGATGTGGACAGGCAGTAGGGCAGGAACATGCAgcatgcaaaatgaaattatgaGTAGGCAACCTGGGTAAAGAGGGCTGCAGCTAAATGAAGTCTTTCGTATCCCAACGTCCCTTTAATAAGAAAGGGGAAATGTGAGGATTGAGCATTAGGTGTAAGGCATTATGACGAGCATGGATCCCTTCATTACTCATGGAAATTTTTTCTGGGGAGTTCAGGGCGGATGAGTTGTGGATGTACTTCCTCTGCCTAACAGCACAGGGCAATTAATAACTCTTTATAAGAAGCTCTGTCTGAGTGTTGGTGTCAttgtggaaaatgggaagaTCATTTCCAAAAGTCTGTGACTCACGCCTGTTACAGGGCAATTAGACTGATCACTGGAGCTCTCTTTGCGCACATTCATTTTGGGCGAGGATATTAAAAAGCTGCGTTGCGCTCCCCGGAGGAGCCTGGCAAGCTGAAGGCTGACGGGCTGTAGATCAGCCTGGGTGGGTGGAGGTGCCAGCcgaggctgctgcctggccccAGGGTTCCTCCAAAGGAAGCTTTGCACCTTTCATCGTTCACCTCCGTAGCTGATGGGGTGAAATGTGTGCTCCTCTTGCTGAGTACTTCCTTGGGCTTTGTGCTGTTTGCTTTACTGGCTTGCAGACAtgtcagcatttcttttatctATTCCCTTTGTTTCCAAGGGTCAAAAACAGTCTGCAGGTCATGGAAAAGCTGCGCCAGGCCTAATTGgggagatgaagaaaaaagataagGCTCTCTGGGTGCTCACAGAGCAACTAACTCAAGGGGAGGACCATAAGCTGCCAGAAAACATACTGCTCCCAAGGGGATGCATCTCATGCAGAGTCCCAGagcaggttttattttccttggctAAATGGAGATTAATCCTGAACATTGGCTCCATTTCCTATTCCGTGCAAGATCTTTGTGAGCCTGAGCCTGTTGGTAAAGGATGAGCCCTTTTCCTGATGGAAGGCTGTGCTTCTTCTAAGCTCCTTGCTGCTGTCAGACTTCCTTAGCTTACAAAGAAATAACAGTGAgcatgatttaaaaacaaaagaaatgaaatagatGTTTCGGGGGATGACAACTGAGCAGTAATGTATTTTGCTGCgtttaaatctcattttatttgcaaCAA from the Anser cygnoides isolate HZ-2024a breed goose chromosome 6, Taihu_goose_T2T_genome, whole genome shotgun sequence genome contains:
- the SH3BP4 gene encoding SH3 domain-binding protein 4, with translation MAAQRIRAANSSALPRCKSEGTLIDLSDGFSESSLCDVKVPSPSALLVDNPTSFGNAKEVIAIKDYCPTNFTTLKFSKGDHLYVLDTSGGEWWYAHNTTEMGYIPSSYVQPVNYRNSSLTDSGMIDNLLESPDEGVKELDLLGEWTDVKRNSLKTNNNNPFLNGVQTNPFLNGNLQTLTSSDREPNSKMSVDLLLFDTGPPTSTVSSSVANSSMGNIFDEFPSTNRLDLEQPVKRDNPFFRSKRSYSLSELSVLQAKSDTPASSGFFNGLKSPTPEQFQSREDFRTAWLNHRKLARSCHDLDLLGQNPGWGQTQPVETNIVCKLDSSGGAVQLPDTNISIHVPEGHVCPGETQQISMKAMLDPPLELNSDKCSTISPVLQIKLSNMEVKTFIILEMKVSAEVKNDIMSKSLVGLQCLRSDMKEGPYTPMQLSYSYGDTIQVQLENLEPCMYIAAVAQGQNILYPYTVWDYISKKITVGVYGPKHIHPSFKTVVAVFGHECAPKTLLVNEVTRQSHSPAPVALQLWGKHQFALSRPQDLKLCMFSNMTNYEVKASEQAKIVRGFQMKLGKVSRLIFPIASHDPNELSDFTLRIQVKDDKDAILTQFCVQTPQPPPKSAIKPTGQRRFLKKNEVGKIILSPLAATAKYPVFQDRPVLSLKYGKLLKTVVRQSKNHYLLEYKKGDVIALLSEEKIRLKGQLWTKEWYIGYYQGKIGLVHTKNVLVVGKVKPSYFSGPDLTTSLLLEQILRPCKFLTYIYASVRTLLMENLSSWRSFADALGYLNLPLTFFCRAELDSEPERVASVLEKLKEDCNNTENKDRKSFQKELMTALLKMDCQGLVVRLIQDFVLLTTAVEVAQRWRELAEKLAKVSKQQMDAYEAPHRDKTGVVDSEAMWKPAYDFLLTWSSQMGDSYRDVIQELHTGLDKMKNPITKRWKHLTGTLILVNSLDMLRAAAFSPQDHEDFAI